The Pelodiscus sinensis isolate JC-2024 chromosome 5, ASM4963464v1, whole genome shotgun sequence genome includes a region encoding these proteins:
- the PGCKA1 gene encoding PDCD10 and GCKIII kinases-associated protein 1 isoform X1, translating into MGCRCCKMIQSYIFNPEEVQSPRHTNEINSYKPDKQDSNISKGNQNSGTLVHKNELQNEVLKRTENKNRINNTKEAFWNHGRTALHEEGIGNCVEKSDNAHNGVNSCSSTYPIPNPNINQVKETSTHENNSQSASSLANRTGDLYTNGLSQPSESGKERDPETGSHKKPDSEEAESSLDEYSPSTGENNSLTESAILDTQNDAIQLPDTDHHQTINYNALEKDSFSDNYTHSDQNAESIVINKGEDPGLSLPLHIKENYDSLDKVLKTECINVHVKEDMPDGIASKGLIKEEEVKHTNHKDINGKIEEEEEEDADVAEALAALEAATAGEDYEEDDEY; encoded by the exons ATGGGGTGCAGGTGCTGTAAAATGATACAAAG CTACATCTTTAATCCGGAAGAGGTACAATCCCCAAGGCACACCAATGAAataaacagttacaaaccagacaagCAAGACAGCAATATATCCAAAGGCAATCAAAACAGTGGAACTCTCGTGCATAAAAATGAACTACAAAACGAGGTGTTAAAGAGGACGGAAAACAAAAACAGGATCAATAACACAAAAGAGGCTTTCTGGAACCATGGAAGAACTGCTCTTCATGAGGAAGGGATAGGAAACTGTGTTGAAAAGTCTGACAATGCTCACAATGGTGTCAATTCCTGTAGTAGTACGTATCCCATTCCTAACCCCAACATAAACCAAGTCAAAGAAACCTCCACACATGAAAACAACAGCCAGTCAGCAAGTTCTTTAGCCAACAGGACAGGAGACCTCTACACCAATGGACTCTCTCAACCAAGTGAATCTGGCAAAGAACGTGACCCAGAAACAGGCAGTCACAAGAAGCCAGATTCAGAAGAGGCTGAAAGTTCTCTAGATGAGTACTCACCATCCACAGGAGAAAACAACTCACTCACTGAAAGTGCAATACTGGACACACAAAATGATGCCATCCAATTACCAGACACTGATCACCACCAAACCATAAACTATAATGCTCTTGAAAAGGATAGTTTTTCAGACAATTACACACATTCAGACCAAAATGCAGAGTCTATAGTGATAAACAAGGGTGAGGATCCTGGCCTAAGCCTGCCTTTGCACATCAAGGAAAACTATGATTCATTGGACAAAGTGCTTAAAACTGAGTGTATAAATGTACATGTCAAAGAGGACATGCCTGATGGTATTGCATCCAAGGGCCTCATAAAAGAAGAAGAGGTGAAACACACTAACCATAAAGACATTAATGGAAAAattgaagaggaagaagaggaggatgcAGATGTGGCAGAAGCTCTTGCAGCTCTGGAAGCTGCAACTGCAGGGGAAGATTATGAAGAGGATGATGAGTATTAG